Proteins encoded in a region of the Misgurnus anguillicaudatus chromosome 9, ASM2758022v2, whole genome shotgun sequence genome:
- the LOC141366249 gene encoding protein S100-A1-like, which translates to SLLQGELNDFLSASKDPMVVEKIMSDLDENRDGEVDFQEFVVLVAALTVACNEFFIESMKN; encoded by the coding sequence agcTTGCTTCAGGGTGAACTCAATGACTTTTTATCGGCGAGTAAAGACCCTATGGTTGTGGAGAAGATTATGTCTGATTTGGATGAAAATCGAGATGGAGAGGTGGACTTTCAGGAGTTTGTTGTATTGGTCGCTGCTCTCACAGTGGCGTGCAATGAATTCTTTATTGAAAGCATGAAGAACTAA
- the LOC129423212 gene encoding phospholipase A2 inhibitor and Ly6/PLAUR domain-containing protein — translation MELKIFIVLFCTLFTGGNSLQCYECSGKMGSCVSKEKTCQDTETTCGSATTVVSTGGTEVKMQSKGCILKENCISGSVNFEVERLVMSTKCCSTDLCNTQDAPDYGSNSPNGKQCYYCDEKNCFNKLKCLGDEERCFTGKITDGSVTQTAKGCVSKSICDAASQANKGFTSFSCCQGNLCDSAMSIKQNLLFLLWPLFFYILIH, via the exons ATGGAACTGAAAATCTTCATTGTCCTCTTCTGCACTCTTTTCACTGGAG GAAATTCACTCCAATGTTATGAGTGTTCAGGTAAGATGGGTTCTTGTGTAAGCAAAGAGAAGACGTGTCAGGACACTGAAACAACATGTGGAAGTGCAACAACTGTAGTATCCACTG gtgGCACTGAAGTTAAAATGCAGTCTAAGGGTTGTATATTGAAGGAGAATTGTATAAGTGGATCTGTTAACTTCGAAGTTGAAAGGTTGGTTATGTCTACAAAGTGCTGTAGCACAGACCTATGTAATACCCAAGATGCCCCAG ATTACGGCTCTAACAGCCCCAATGGAAAACAATGTTACTACTGCGATGAGAAGAATTGCTTcaacaaattaaaatgtttaggAGATGAAGAACGCTGCTTTACAGGAAAAA TAACTGATGGGTCTGTGACTCAGACTGCTAAAGGATGTGTCTCTAAATCTATCTGTGATGCTGCATCACAAGCGAATAAAGGTTTCACGAGCTTCTCATGCTGTCAGGGGAATCTGTGTGACAGTGCTATGAGCATCAAACAGAATCTCCTCTTTCTTTTATGGCCGCTTTTCTTCTACATCCTGATCCACTGA